In Flavobacterium sp. N3904, one DNA window encodes the following:
- a CDS encoding potassium channel family protein, producing MDKLKDFLYQNKYEILLFGLIQHLFIGILFSDLSGALKFVWVLNIIVLGFATIGIFIQKGKRKNRIRNVLLFLVVFITLGIPFNNENLFFLIVVNVIYILFFIFIFWEVLKFLIRPSYINKDVISAAACGYFLLIEISVFIMQTHFYQNPDSFKGIDTSTPYSSFIDLVYFCCITISSIGFGDIIPNSQQTKLFTSLLGIIGQFYSVVLVGILISKFSSHEKK from the coding sequence ATGGACAAACTCAAGGATTTTCTCTATCAAAATAAATATGAGATTTTACTATTCGGATTAATTCAACACCTATTTATTGGTATTTTATTTTCCGACTTATCAGGAGCACTCAAATTCGTTTGGGTATTGAATATCATTGTACTTGGTTTTGCCACAATTGGAATTTTTATACAAAAAGGAAAAAGAAAAAACCGAATCCGAAATGTACTCTTGTTTTTGGTTGTATTTATTACATTGGGAATCCCTTTCAATAATGAAAATTTATTTTTTTTGATTGTTGTAAATGTGATCTATATACTGTTTTTTATTTTCATCTTTTGGGAGGTTCTTAAGTTTTTAATAAGACCAAGCTATATTAACAAAGATGTCATTTCTGCTGCTGCCTGCGGATATTTTTTACTGATTGAAATTAGCGTTTTTATCATGCAAACCCATTTTTATCAAAATCCCGATTCTTTTAAGGGAATTGATACTTCGACGCCATATAGTTCTTTCATAGATTTGGTTTATTTTTGTTGTATTACTATTTCGAGTATTGGCTTTGGAGACATTATCCCTAATAGTCAACAAACCAAACTGTTCACTTCGCTATTGGGGATAATAGGGCAATTTTATTCTGTAGTCCTCGTTGGAATTTTGATTAGTAAATTCTCTTCTCATGAAAAAAAATAA
- a CDS encoding DMT family transporter, producing the protein MSKRNLALIGATIVSIIYGVTFTIAKDVMPKYIDAYGFILLRAGGSMLLFWLVWFFMPKEKIALNDFPRIIAAAFFGVAFNMLTFFKGLSLTSPISAAVIMVSTPMIVLVLSAIIMKERMKKRMVLGIGLGLIGTASLILYGKSIGDTSQSGLGNFLVLVNAISYGFYLIIVKKLMNKYSAFTFVKWIYLFGFIMVLPFGWSEFTAVDWTIVPTDIYWKIGFVVVISTFLTYLLNLLSMKELKPTTVAVFIYLQPLFASIFAIGLGKDELNLVKIISALLIFSGVYLVTKKAH; encoded by the coding sequence ATGTCAAAAAGAAATCTTGCCTTAATTGGTGCCACGATAGTTTCCATAATTTACGGCGTTACTTTTACCATAGCCAAAGATGTAATGCCAAAATACATTGATGCCTATGGATTTATTCTGTTGCGCGCTGGCGGTTCTATGCTTTTGTTTTGGCTGGTTTGGTTTTTTATGCCCAAAGAAAAAATTGCACTCAATGATTTTCCTCGAATAATAGCTGCCGCTTTTTTTGGAGTAGCTTTTAATATGCTGACTTTTTTCAAAGGTTTGAGCCTGACCTCTCCTATTTCGGCGGCGGTTATAATGGTTTCGACACCTATGATTGTATTAGTGCTTTCGGCCATTATTATGAAAGAACGCATGAAAAAAAGAATGGTATTAGGAATCGGTCTTGGTCTCATCGGAACAGCTTCGCTCATCCTTTATGGGAAATCGATAGGCGACACTTCACAATCAGGACTAGGAAATTTTTTGGTTTTGGTCAACGCCATTTCGTATGGATTTTATCTGATTATTGTCAAAAAACTAATGAATAAATACAGTGCTTTTACATTTGTAAAATGGATTTATTTGTTTGGTTTTATAATGGTTTTGCCTTTTGGTTGGAGCGAATTTACTGCGGTTGATTGGACAATTGTTCCAACGGATATTTACTGGAAAATAGGTTTTGTGGTGGTAATTTCGACCTTTTTGACTTATTTATTAAATTTGCTTTCGATGAAAGAATTAAAACCAACTACGGTAGCCGTTTTCATTTATTTACAACCTTTATTTGCATCCATTTTTGCAATAGGTTTAGGTAAAGATGAACTGAATTTGGTCAAAATAATTTCAGCTTTGCTTATATTTTCTGGAGTTTATTTGGTAACAAAAAAAGCACATTAA
- a CDS encoding arsenate reductase family protein, translating to MNKIYYLASCDTCRKIIKSLPKDHDLVFHDIKQNPITVEELEEMYRLSGSYEALFSKKAQLYKSMDLKNKSLTEDDFKKYILEHYTFLSRPVFIINDKIYIGNTQQNIIQVMKALS from the coding sequence ATGAACAAAATATACTATCTCGCATCTTGTGACACTTGTCGAAAAATCATTAAATCACTTCCAAAAGACCATGATTTGGTTTTTCATGACATCAAACAAAATCCTATTACTGTTGAAGAATTAGAAGAAATGTACCGCCTTTCGGGAAGTTATGAAGCATTGTTCAGCAAAAAAGCGCAATTGTATAAATCGATGGATTTAAAAAACAAATCCCTTACCGAAGATGATTTTAAAAAATACATATTAGAACATTATACGTTCCTAAGCCGTCCCGTTTTTATCATCAATGACAAAATATACATTGGCAATACACAGCAAAATATAATTCAAGTAATGAAAGCCTTGAGTTAA
- a CDS encoding DinB family protein, producing MQDTFEVNRTGRKMLSSYFENYTLEQLNKIPEGFSNNLIWNIGHIVVTQQLLVYKLSGLPMVVTDEMVEKYRKGTKPEHDVTQKEVDEIKVLLLKSVDQLETDYNNGVFVNYQEYPTSTGYILKSTKGAIEFNNFHEGLHIGIMMSIRKFI from the coding sequence ATGCAAGATACATTTGAAGTAAACAGAACTGGCAGAAAAATGTTGAGTTCTTATTTTGAAAATTACACATTAGAACAACTGAATAAAATTCCAGAGGGATTCAGTAATAATTTAATATGGAATATTGGTCATATCGTCGTGACCCAGCAATTATTGGTTTATAAATTATCAGGATTGCCTATGGTGGTGACTGATGAAATGGTCGAAAAATATCGCAAAGGAACCAAACCGGAGCACGATGTGACGCAAAAAGAAGTCGATGAAATCAAAGTATTGTTGTTAAAATCTGTAGATCAGTTAGAAACAGATTATAACAATGGAGTTTTTGTAAACTATCAAGAATATCCAACTTCTACTGGATATATTTTGAAAAGCACAAAAGGAGCAATTGAATTTAATAACTTCCACGAAGGCTTACATATAGGGATTATGATGAGCATCAGAAAGTTTATATAA
- a CDS encoding cystathionine gamma-synthase: protein MKFNTKVIHGGQHHDPSTGAVMPPVYQTSTFVQTSPGKPLNPDYEYSRAANPTRTALENALASIENGTRGLAFSSGLAATDCILRSFKAGDEIIAMDDLYGGTYRMFTRIYKDSGIVFHFVDMNNIEKFKSLINKNTKLVWVETPTNPLMKLADIQEIAKITKAHNILFAVDNTFATPYLQKPLDLGADIVMHSATKYLGGHSDVIAGALIVKDEALGDQLHFQQFATGATLGPMDSFLVLRGIKTLHLRVQRHCENGSKVVEFLSNHAKINRVYYPGLPSHPYHEIAKKQMSGFGGMVSFTFVSGKKEEAVNFLERLKVFTLAESLGGVESLANHPALMTHASIPEDKRKEIGITDDLVRLSVGIEDAEDLIADLEQALA, encoded by the coding sequence ATGAAATTCAATACCAAAGTCATCCATGGTGGACAGCATCATGACCCAAGCACAGGAGCGGTAATGCCTCCAGTATACCAAACTTCCACATTTGTACAAACTAGTCCAGGAAAACCTTTGAATCCAGATTACGAATACAGCAGAGCCGCAAATCCAACACGAACTGCTTTGGAAAATGCTTTGGCCAGTATTGAAAACGGAACTCGTGGATTGGCTTTTTCATCGGGACTGGCTGCTACAGATTGTATTTTAAGATCGTTTAAAGCGGGTGATGAGATCATTGCTATGGACGATTTATACGGTGGAACCTACAGAATGTTTACCCGTATTTATAAAGATAGCGGAATTGTGTTTCATTTTGTAGACATGAATAATATCGAAAAATTCAAGTCGTTGATTAACAAAAACACCAAATTGGTTTGGGTAGAAACCCCGACAAATCCTTTAATGAAATTGGCCGACATTCAGGAAATAGCCAAAATCACCAAAGCGCATAATATCCTTTTTGCTGTTGATAATACGTTTGCAACACCTTATCTGCAAAAGCCTTTGGATTTAGGAGCTGATATTGTAATGCATTCTGCAACCAAATATCTGGGAGGACATTCGGATGTAATTGCTGGCGCTTTAATTGTAAAAGATGAAGCTTTGGGAGATCAATTGCATTTTCAACAATTTGCCACAGGGGCTACCTTGGGACCAATGGATAGTTTTTTGGTTCTTAGAGGTATAAAAACATTGCATTTACGTGTGCAAAGACATTGTGAAAACGGAAGTAAAGTAGTCGAATTCTTGAGTAATCACGCAAAAATCAATAGGGTTTATTATCCGGGATTGCCGAGTCATCCGTATCACGAAATTGCCAAAAAGCAAATGAGTGGTTTTGGAGGAATGGTCTCTTTTACGTTTGTATCTGGTAAAAAAGAAGAAGCAGTAAATTTTCTGGAAAGACTAAAAGTATTCACATTGGCAGAATCTTTGGGAGGTGTAGAATCACTAGCCAATCATCCCGCTTTAATGACACATGCATCGATTCCGGAAGACAAAAGAAAGGAAATCGGAATCACTGATGATCTAGTTCGATTGAGTGTAGGTATAGAAGATGCTGAAGACTTGATTGCCGATTTGGAACAGGCACTAGCATAA
- a CDS encoding THC0290_0291 family protein — protein sequence MIKLKIFILLILMCWSNRTLSQSGIVHEIGVIAGPVQFRSDYGQRDNVQTNMNNTGFGLGIIDYLNFSYNDNQNIYFKEHFKIRNELSYSKTDLQNYGQWVEKNTLPSQQLAAMRGSTQLINLGTQLEFYPLHIHDFENTMGSFAPYASLGIQISYYSATATSTMGELGNTATTHPKYLVPSDGHPHGYATESKAVISEVFDIGTRYKLNRMSDLIIDLRYQHFESDWVDGLNPNKDIYTENKSNDSLLWLTVGYIFYLEN from the coding sequence ATGATCAAACTTAAAATTTTTATATTATTGATTCTGATGTGTTGGTCAAATAGGACTCTCTCACAATCTGGAATCGTTCATGAAATTGGCGTTATTGCTGGACCTGTTCAGTTTAGGTCAGATTATGGACAACGAGATAATGTACAAACCAATATGAACAATACAGGTTTTGGACTTGGAATTATTGACTACCTGAATTTCTCTTATAATGACAATCAGAATATTTATTTTAAAGAGCATTTTAAAATACGAAACGAACTTTCCTACAGTAAAACTGATTTGCAGAATTATGGGCAATGGGTAGAAAAAAACACTTTGCCTTCTCAACAACTCGCTGCCATGAGAGGTTCGACTCAATTAATCAATCTGGGTACTCAACTTGAATTTTATCCTTTACATATTCATGATTTTGAAAATACAATGGGGAGTTTTGCTCCTTATGCGAGTTTAGGTATTCAAATTAGTTATTATAGTGCCACAGCCACTTCTACAATGGGTGAGCTTGGCAATACAGCAACCACCCATCCAAAATATTTAGTCCCTTCAGACGGTCATCCTCATGGATATGCTACTGAAAGTAAGGCGGTTATATCTGAAGTTTTTGATATTGGAACACGATACAAATTAAATCGAATGTCTGATTTAATCATTGATTTACGTTATCAACATTTTGAGTCCGACTGGGTTGATGGTTTAAATCCAAATAAAGATATTTATACTGAAAACAAAAGTAATGATTCGTTGCTATGGCTTACTGTTGGTTACATATTTTACCTAGAGAATTAA